A region from the Dehalobacter sp. genome encodes:
- a CDS encoding 4Fe-4S dicluster domain-containing protein: protein MSDRAEKLELIRHVVHMEPHIILDSAKCSNCQQKPCLYVCPAGCFTEKDGETEFQYAGCLECGTCRVMCAKEALKWDYPLGGYGVSIRMG from the coding sequence ATGAGTGACCGTGCAGAAAAGCTTGAGCTTATTCGCCACGTTGTGCACATGGAACCGCATATTATTCTGGATAGTGCCAAATGCAGCAACTGTCAACAAAAACCCTGTCTGTACGTTTGTCCGGCCGGCTGCTTTACTGAGAAGGACGGCGAAACCGAGTTTCAGTATGCAGGATGCCTGGAATGCGGGACATGCCGGGTGATGTGCGCCAAGGAAGCTCTGAAGTGGGATTATCCGCTCGGCGGATATGGAGTTTCCATTCGGATGGGTTAA
- a CDS encoding electron transfer flavoprotein subunit alpha/FixB family protein → MDKEIWIWAEHEQGEIREASLEVLGEARRLANKIKGKVCAFLFGEEISGLTGELASYGADVVYLYEDSSFKELNLDLYLKAFSEKGKEGSPQLILISATPNGISLAPRLAARLQCGYAANTVTISMEVDNRIKINRSAYLDKAQAVFSFAPNNTVVVTMKPGSLGLDKAVRSRKCESIAVKIEDIPASRTEVRGFVKADPKVVSLGEAERVAAAGAGFRDKDDVGLVWKLAEAIGAAVGGSKPTVDRGWIPHSRLVGQSSGRRLSPRLFVAVGVSGTNHFVEGMKDSRLIIAINKDKGAPIMKLADLAAIGDLHEVLPEIIGQINRKQEGAV, encoded by the coding sequence ATGGACAAAGAAATTTGGATTTGGGCTGAGCACGAACAAGGTGAAATACGGGAAGCCAGCCTGGAAGTTCTGGGAGAAGCCCGCAGATTGGCCAACAAGATCAAAGGCAAGGTATGTGCATTTCTCTTTGGAGAGGAAATTTCAGGACTGACAGGGGAACTTGCCTCCTACGGCGCCGATGTCGTCTACCTGTACGAGGATAGCTCGTTCAAAGAGCTTAACCTGGATTTGTATCTGAAGGCTTTCTCCGAAAAGGGGAAGGAAGGTTCTCCGCAGTTAATTCTCATTTCAGCGACGCCCAACGGGATTAGTCTGGCTCCGCGATTGGCTGCCCGCCTTCAATGCGGCTATGCAGCCAACACCGTTACCATAAGTATGGAAGTGGACAATCGTATCAAAATCAACCGATCCGCGTATCTTGATAAAGCCCAGGCGGTATTCTCCTTTGCCCCCAACAACACGGTGGTAGTCACCATGAAGCCTGGGAGTTTGGGATTGGACAAAGCGGTGCGTTCCCGAAAATGCGAAAGTATCGCTGTGAAGATCGAGGATATCCCGGCATCACGGACAGAGGTACGGGGCTTTGTGAAAGCCGATCCAAAGGTTGTTTCATTGGGCGAGGCTGAACGTGTGGCTGCAGCGGGCGCCGGTTTCCGTGACAAAGATGACGTTGGTCTCGTCTGGAAATTGGCTGAAGCTATCGGAGCTGCTGTAGGTGGATCAAAACCCACTGTTGACAGAGGCTGGATTCCGCATAGCCGCCTGGTGGGACAAAGCAGCGGGCGCCGCTTGTCACCGCGTCTGTTTGTGGCCGTGGGAGTCTCCGGAACGAATCATTTTGTCGAAGGGATGAAAGACTCCCGCTTGATTATTGCTATCAACAAGGATAAGGGCGCTCCGATCATGAAACTAGCCGATTTGGCGGCTATCGGAGATCTCCATGAGGTGTTGCCGGAAATAATCGGGCAGATTAATCGGAAGCAAGAAGGGGCGGTGTAA
- the ilvD gene encoding dihydroxy-acid dehydratase has protein sequence MNSDAVKVGIDRAPHRSLFKALGLTDREINKPLIGIVNSFNEFVPGHMHLRQIAEAVKTGVRENGGTPLEFSTIGVCDGIAMGHVGMHFSLASRELITDSIEIMARAHAVDALVFIPSCDKIVPGMLMAAMRLNLPSIVVSGGPMLPGRHEGKNVDFITVYEGVGKVYSGQESQEWLQGLEQNACPTCGSCAGMFTANSMNCLTEVIGMALPGNGTIPAVYSERIRLAKETGYQVMNLLRDNIRPRDIVTSISIRNSIAADMALGCSTNTILHLPAIAFEGEIEFDLAEINAISDRTPQICKLSPAVNGHYLVEVNEAGGISAVLKSLLDAGLIDGSGMTVSGSTMAERLSSAAVKNPGVIRPLTDPYSAKGGLCVLFGNLAPEGAVIKVGALANRDIVFEGAAKVYDGEDLAAEAIRSGVIKEGDVVIIRYEGPKGGPGMREMLGPTATLAGMGLDSSVALLTDGRFSGGSRGLSIGHISPEAALGGEIAFVGNGDMIRIDLEKRTIDWLLPESEKAERRNSFDPEKGLEKVYKVAGRTGYLGRYVQFAQSANKGAAFRTLKEE, from the coding sequence ATGAACAGTGATGCAGTAAAAGTTGGAATTGACAGGGCACCTCACCGCTCTCTATTTAAAGCTCTTGGACTTACCGACCGGGAAATCAATAAACCCTTGATCGGTATCGTCAACTCCTTTAATGAATTTGTGCCCGGGCATATGCATCTGCGTCAAATTGCCGAAGCAGTCAAAACCGGAGTCAGAGAAAATGGCGGTACGCCGCTCGAATTTTCGACGATTGGTGTCTGTGACGGCATTGCCATGGGACACGTCGGGATGCATTTTTCCCTCGCGAGCAGGGAGCTGATTACCGACTCCATTGAGATCATGGCCAGAGCACATGCTGTCGATGCCCTGGTATTTATTCCAAGCTGTGACAAAATTGTCCCTGGAATGCTGATGGCTGCAATGCGGCTGAATCTGCCGTCCATCGTCGTGAGCGGCGGACCGATGCTACCGGGTCGTCACGAGGGGAAAAATGTTGATTTTATCACAGTCTACGAAGGCGTCGGTAAAGTCTACAGCGGCCAGGAAAGCCAGGAGTGGCTTCAGGGACTCGAACAGAATGCGTGCCCGACCTGCGGTTCCTGCGCCGGGATGTTTACGGCAAACTCCATGAACTGCCTGACAGAGGTCATCGGCATGGCTCTGCCCGGCAATGGTACGATACCGGCTGTCTATTCCGAGAGAATACGCTTGGCCAAAGAAACCGGCTATCAGGTTATGAACCTGCTGCGGGACAATATTCGGCCACGTGATATCGTAACGAGCATTTCAATCAGGAACAGCATTGCCGCCGACATGGCGTTAGGGTGTTCAACCAATACCATCCTTCATCTGCCTGCGATTGCGTTTGAAGGAGAAATCGAATTTGATTTGGCCGAGATCAATGCAATCAGTGACCGGACCCCTCAGATCTGTAAACTGAGTCCGGCGGTGAACGGGCATTATCTCGTCGAAGTCAATGAAGCAGGCGGGATCAGTGCCGTTTTGAAGAGCTTGCTGGATGCCGGTTTGATCGATGGTTCCGGCATGACGGTTTCCGGCAGTACCATGGCGGAAAGGCTAAGCAGCGCGGCTGTCAAAAATCCGGGTGTGATCCGGCCGCTGACTGATCCGTATTCCGCCAAAGGCGGACTCTGTGTCCTGTTTGGCAACCTGGCACCGGAAGGAGCCGTGATCAAAGTAGGGGCTCTGGCGAACAGGGATATTGTCTTCGAGGGCGCGGCCAAGGTCTACGACGGAGAAGACCTGGCAGCGGAAGCGATCCGCAGCGGCGTGATTAAAGAGGGCGATGTCGTGATTATTCGTTATGAAGGACCGAAAGGCGGACCGGGTATGCGAGAGATGCTCGGGCCAACCGCAACGCTGGCAGGGATGGGGCTTGATTCTTCTGTGGCGTTGCTTACCGACGGACGTTTTTCCGGAGGCAGCCGGGGACTTTCGATCGGGCATATCTCTCCAGAAGCAGCGCTCGGTGGGGAGATTGCGTTTGTCGGAAACGGCGATATGATTCGGATTGATTTAGAAAAACGGACCATCGACTGGCTTCTGCCCGAATCTGAAAAAGCAGAAAGAAGAAACAGCTTTGACCCGGAAAAAGGGTTGGAGAAAGTGTATAAAGTAGCAGGCCGGACAGGATATCTGGGACGTTACGTCCAATTTGCCCAGTCGGCCAATAAAGGAGCAGCTTTCCGGACACTCAAGGAGGAATGA
- a CDS encoding FAD-dependent oxidoreductase — MSNFKYLFTPIKIGSMELQNRIMMAPHALIGWPPASDEHVGYFEARAKGGAGMMVIGSCVVQPFVGEEGLLRCYDRDEIPKLAKIINAIHKWGSKAIVQGILGTGGAPGTRVPAKSVPTSIWGDYQNRELSLEDIQQLIKDHGQAAANAQEAGADGIEFPAGGGVGLQFFYSPLGNKRTDAYGGDVEGRTRILVEIANEVKARCGRDFNIGYVVNADETILGGPGLDVGTQACKILADTENVDWLRITAGGQKPQSIQLHYPSSYLPQGTQLYAAAAVREVVDNIPIIGGGRVNSAEFAEQALAEGQCDLVYAARAFLCDPEWPNKAKRGDTEEIRNCIGDVEGCFLRITSGAPAGCTCNPDLQREHLALPMAEKKKKIAVIGGGPAGMQAALVAAKRGHNVTLLERTGALGGHILMEAQLPGLADRADLPRWLTLQLQKQNVDIRLDEEATAESVISLQPDAVVVATGSEYARTGISHLHMMPITGVEADYVLTPEDVILAKNEVGQKVVVYDATGYLIGPGIAEMFADQGKEVTFICPDPAMAKSVHNIGVDKLVALRVLTKAQFIPNTMISGIDDHTLGLTNILTYQIDELNDVDTVILVTCRPPRDELYDELKGRVPELHVIGDANDSHWSAFCIDDAIKAGQKIGMQL, encoded by the coding sequence ATGAGCAACTTTAAGTATTTGTTTACTCCGATAAAAATCGGATCCATGGAACTTCAGAACAGGATCATGATGGCTCCGCACGCATTGATAGGTTGGCCACCTGCCAGCGATGAACATGTTGGCTATTTCGAAGCCCGCGCCAAAGGCGGAGCAGGTATGATGGTTATTGGCAGCTGCGTTGTGCAGCCGTTTGTGGGTGAAGAGGGGCTGTTGCGCTGTTACGACCGCGATGAGATACCGAAGTTAGCTAAGATTATTAATGCAATTCACAAATGGGGCTCCAAAGCGATCGTTCAGGGAATCTTGGGGACGGGTGGTGCTCCCGGCACGCGGGTACCAGCCAAGAGCGTTCCCACGTCAATTTGGGGCGATTATCAGAACCGGGAATTGTCATTGGAAGACATTCAACAACTGATCAAAGATCACGGACAGGCAGCAGCCAATGCCCAAGAGGCGGGAGCCGACGGCATAGAGTTCCCGGCAGGCGGCGGTGTTGGACTGCAGTTCTTCTATTCACCGTTGGGCAACAAACGCACGGACGCTTATGGCGGCGATGTCGAGGGAAGAACCAGGATTCTCGTGGAGATTGCCAATGAAGTCAAGGCGCGTTGCGGACGCGACTTTAACATTGGATATGTAGTGAATGCCGACGAAACCATCCTGGGTGGACCCGGGCTGGATGTCGGCACGCAGGCTTGCAAAATCCTGGCCGATACCGAAAATGTTGATTGGCTGCGGATTACCGCCGGTGGGCAGAAGCCTCAGTCGATCCAGTTGCACTATCCTTCGTCTTATCTGCCTCAGGGTACCCAGCTGTATGCCGCGGCAGCTGTGCGTGAGGTTGTAGACAATATTCCGATCATTGGCGGCGGCCGGGTTAACAGCGCTGAGTTTGCTGAGCAGGCCTTGGCTGAAGGCCAATGCGACCTCGTATATGCCGCCCGGGCGTTCCTCTGCGATCCAGAATGGCCCAATAAAGCCAAGCGGGGCGATACGGAAGAAATCCGCAACTGTATCGGCGATGTTGAGGGTTGTTTCCTGCGCATTACTTCTGGAGCGCCTGCGGGCTGTACCTGTAACCCCGATCTTCAGCGTGAGCATTTGGCATTGCCCATGGCCGAAAAGAAGAAGAAAATAGCTGTTATCGGCGGTGGCCCGGCCGGCATGCAGGCCGCACTCGTTGCCGCCAAACGCGGCCATAACGTAACGCTGTTGGAGAGGACCGGTGCCCTTGGCGGTCATATTCTCATGGAAGCCCAGCTTCCCGGTCTTGCCGATCGTGCCGATCTGCCGCGTTGGTTAACACTTCAACTCCAAAAACAGAATGTTGACATTCGTTTGGATGAGGAAGCTACTGCCGAATCTGTCATATCCCTGCAGCCGGACGCCGTGGTTGTCGCTACCGGCTCGGAGTATGCCCGAACAGGAATTAGTCATTTGCACATGATGCCTATTACCGGCGTGGAGGCTGATTATGTGCTGACACCCGAAGATGTTATTCTGGCTAAGAACGAAGTTGGCCAGAAAGTCGTCGTCTATGATGCCACCGGTTATCTTATTGGGCCTGGTATTGCAGAGATGTTTGCGGATCAAGGCAAGGAAGTCACGTTTATCTGCCCTGACCCGGCGATGGCAAAATCCGTACACAATATCGGCGTTGATAAGCTTGTTGCCCTGCGCGTCCTTACCAAAGCCCAGTTTATACCTAATACTATGATTTCCGGTATCGATGATCATACGCTTGGGCTGACGAATATCCTGACCTATCAGATTGACGAGCTGAATGATGTCGACACGGTGATTCTGGTCACATGCAGACCTCCACGGGATGAGCTGTACGATGAGCTTAAGGGGAGAGTCCCCGAGCTTCATGTCATCGGAGACGCCAACGATTCTCACTGGAGTGCCTTCTGTATTGATGATGCCATAAAGGCCGGCCAAAAAATAGGTATGCAACTCTAG
- a CDS encoding PASTA domain-containing protein, with protein MSKENNPNCTIKHMVLLKWKPGTTEEQAKAFGEWIRELADDIGFVFDLEHGPSLEPRYHSAYFDYCIMLSLGGGYEAMSAYMSHWSHLRADARMASVCGIIEQVMAFNFEVNPYGRTEYDPVLAREDIERERERVQRVHPNKDMAYVPDLRGRFVEDAIPMLEAAGITLDSERMILMGSSWAPGRINATEPEAQKEVPKGTKVKLTVSGDYLMGVDVPYVIGDRPLSPVKY; from the coding sequence ATGAGTAAGGAAAATAATCCCAACTGCACTATTAAGCACATGGTTCTGTTGAAGTGGAAGCCGGGAACCACAGAAGAGCAAGCTAAGGCCTTTGGCGAGTGGATCCGTGAGCTGGCTGATGATATTGGCTTTGTCTTTGACTTAGAGCACGGACCAAGTTTAGAACCTCGCTATCATAGCGCCTATTTTGATTACTGCATTATGCTGAGCCTTGGCGGCGGATATGAAGCGATGAGTGCATACATGTCGCATTGGTCTCACTTACGCGCCGACGCACGGATGGCTTCCGTATGCGGTATTATTGAACAGGTTATGGCGTTCAACTTTGAAGTTAACCCGTATGGGCGCACCGAATATGATCCTGTTTTAGCGAGAGAGGACATCGAGCGGGAGAGAGAACGCGTCCAGCGCGTGCATCCCAATAAGGATATGGCTTATGTACCTGATTTGCGTGGACGTTTTGTTGAAGATGCCATTCCTATGCTTGAAGCAGCCGGGATTACCCTTGACTCTGAACGGATGATACTTATGGGCAGTTCCTGGGCTCCTGGGCGGATCAACGCTACCGAACCGGAAGCTCAAAAAGAAGTGCCAAAAGGAACCAAGGTGAAATTAACTGTAAGTGGTGATTATTTGATGGGTGTTGATGTTCCGTATGTGATAGGCGATCGTCCTCTTTCACCAGTCAAGTATTAA
- the thrB gene encoding homoserine kinase, with amino-acid sequence MFQVKVPATSANLGPGFDCMGLALRLYNYIQAEESEKLEIILKGTYTSNIPTDETNLLWKTVCKLWQKIDFQPKPLKITLESHVPPARGLGSSSTAVVGGLIIANAVAGNPLNRLQLLEIASEIEGHPDNVTPALCGGITLTVMDEDKLIPRTLAKSPKFKAVVVIPDILVETEKARGILPSSVPRADVIFNASRVGLLVDAFINEEYDLLAIATRDRIHQNQRASLIPGMPEALESAVHVGAYGAALSGSGPTLIAFCPYGKEDQIALTMKRVLHENGLPSATLTLDIDSEGAVLTEI; translated from the coding sequence ATGTTCCAAGTAAAAGTACCAGCAACTTCAGCAAATCTCGGACCAGGTTTTGACTGCATGGGACTGGCCTTAAGGCTATATAACTATATCCAGGCTGAAGAAAGCGAAAAACTGGAGATTATCCTTAAAGGCACCTATACGAGCAATATTCCTACAGATGAAACGAACCTCTTATGGAAAACTGTCTGCAAGCTGTGGCAGAAAATTGATTTCCAGCCGAAGCCCTTAAAAATCACCCTGGAAAGCCATGTTCCGCCTGCCCGCGGACTGGGAAGCAGTTCCACTGCCGTCGTCGGCGGACTGATCATTGCAAACGCGGTAGCCGGAAACCCTTTAAACCGGCTTCAATTGCTAGAAATTGCTTCTGAAATCGAAGGCCATCCGGATAATGTCACACCTGCCCTTTGCGGCGGGATTACCCTGACAGTTATGGATGAAGACAAACTTATACCAAGGACGCTGGCGAAGTCTCCAAAATTTAAAGCGGTGGTCGTGATTCCGGATATTCTCGTTGAAACTGAAAAAGCGCGCGGGATACTGCCTTCTTCTGTTCCCAGAGCTGATGTGATCTTTAACGCTTCCCGCGTCGGCCTTTTAGTTGATGCGTTTATTAATGAGGAATACGATTTATTGGCAATTGCCACTCGGGACAGGATCCACCAAAATCAGCGGGCTTCTTTAATCCCTGGTATGCCCGAAGCCTTAGAATCTGCTGTCCACGTTGGCGCGTACGGCGCAGCTCTGAGTGGTTCAGGACCGACTTTGATTGCTTTTTGCCCCTATGGAAAAGAAGATCAGATAGCCCTGACGATGAAGCGCGTACTCCATGAAAATGGGTTGCCTTCTGCAACCCTGACCCTGGATATTGATTCTGAGGGAGCTGTGCTGACCGAAATTTGA
- a CDS encoding FAD-dependent oxidoreductase: MSETFDVIVVGAGLAGASAALTAAKAGLSVLVIERGEYIGAKNITGGMILTRVLQDIVPNYWEDAPLERPIQHQRIMMTSGERALEIDIGNSTFLNPPYNGFSVLRKEFDQWLAGKAREAGALIVTGTVVDDFLYEGDRVVGVKTRRTEGNIRAKVVILADGVNSLLARKAGLRKKYGHHDIGLGIKELLALPAKVINERFGLTGNAGACYAAIGDFARGIPGGGFIYTNKESVSIGMVVQPQALAEQRVTADEVLERFKARPEVARLIEGGKLLEYSGHLIPEGGYTAMPKLFRDGLLVAGDAAGFVVNTGIVLQGMNLALASGRCAGETAVLACQKGDPSTAVLSRYTTLLEQGIALSEMKAHKKAPEFMRSPRLFDQYPDLLNNVMEQMVTVGSDPRQSLMRMAKKELGNVKLMDVVRDALMGVRAL; this comes from the coding sequence ATGTCGGAAACTTTTGACGTAATCGTCGTTGGTGCGGGCCTTGCCGGGGCTTCAGCAGCTTTAACCGCTGCTAAAGCCGGTTTAAGCGTTCTGGTCATCGAACGCGGCGAGTATATTGGAGCCAAAAATATTACCGGGGGCATGATCTTGACCCGGGTGTTGCAGGATATTGTCCCGAATTATTGGGAAGATGCTCCGCTGGAGCGTCCGATTCAGCATCAAAGAATTATGATGACCTCCGGCGAGAGGGCTTTGGAAATTGACATTGGCAACAGCACTTTTTTGAATCCTCCTTATAATGGGTTTAGCGTGCTGCGCAAGGAATTTGACCAATGGCTGGCAGGAAAGGCACGGGAAGCCGGAGCATTGATCGTGACCGGTACCGTTGTGGATGATTTTCTTTATGAGGGCGACCGGGTGGTTGGCGTAAAAACTCGCAGAACTGAAGGGAATATCCGGGCCAAGGTTGTCATTCTGGCCGACGGGGTTAATTCGCTTCTAGCCCGTAAGGCCGGACTGCGCAAAAAATACGGACACCATGATATCGGTTTAGGGATCAAAGAACTGCTGGCTTTGCCGGCAAAAGTGATTAACGAACGCTTTGGACTTACCGGTAATGCGGGCGCATGCTATGCCGCGATCGGCGACTTTGCCCGCGGTATCCCGGGAGGCGGATTTATTTATACGAATAAAGAGAGCGTGTCGATTGGCATGGTCGTACAGCCTCAGGCTTTAGCCGAACAACGGGTCACCGCGGATGAAGTTCTGGAGCGCTTTAAGGCCAGGCCGGAGGTCGCACGTCTGATTGAGGGCGGAAAACTCCTGGAGTACTCCGGGCATCTTATTCCTGAAGGCGGGTATACAGCGATGCCCAAGCTTTTCCGCGATGGATTGTTAGTAGCGGGAGATGCCGCAGGCTTTGTTGTCAATACCGGAATCGTGCTGCAAGGCATGAATCTGGCTCTTGCTTCCGGAAGATGCGCCGGTGAGACGGCTGTACTGGCTTGCCAAAAAGGGGATCCCTCAACTGCGGTGTTGAGCCGCTACACAACCTTGTTGGAACAGGGTATAGCGCTTTCAGAAATGAAGGCCCATAAGAAAGCCCCGGAATTCATGAGGTCTCCGCGCTTATTTGACCAGTATCCGGATCTCCTGAACAATGTTATGGAACAAATGGTAACCGTGGGTTCTGATCCGCGCCAAAGTTTGATGCGTATGGCCAAAAAAGAACTTGGCAATGTGAAATTAATGGATGTCGTCCGCGATGCCTTGATGGGGGTGAGAGCCTTATGA
- a CDS encoding homoserine dehydrogenase, whose product MKKIVIGLLGFGTVGSGTAAILENNRYDISTRTNADISIKKALVHDIHKPRPDCRGIILTDDPREITDDPEIDIVVEVMGGIEPARTLILTAMANGKNVVTANKDLLAQNGEELLEAAKKNGRDLYFEASVAGGIPIIAALRQSLTANRISSLLGIINGTTNYILSAMTEQGRNFADVLKEAQELGYAEADPVSDVEGLDAARKLAILSSLAFNTRVTFNDVYAEGISNISPEDIHYADELGCVIKLLAIAKNQEERIEVRVHPALISKKHPLANIGGVYNAIYVTGDAVGETMFYGKGAGALPTGSSVVADIIQIVRNMSAGSEGLLNCGCYRNYPIISTDDFTTAYYIRLKVKDEPKVFATLALFFAEAGISFNSIIQKPRPDKSAEIALVTHPCREGQLRQAIQSLNSYSKLDKIYNVIRLETNGI is encoded by the coding sequence ATGAAGAAAATTGTAATTGGTTTACTGGGTTTTGGAACTGTCGGATCAGGTACAGCTGCCATACTGGAAAATAACCGGTATGACATCAGTACCCGTACCAACGCTGATATAAGTATAAAAAAGGCTTTAGTCCATGATATCCATAAACCTCGGCCGGATTGCCGCGGCATTATTTTGACAGACGATCCCAGGGAGATCACGGATGATCCGGAAATTGACATTGTTGTTGAAGTAATGGGCGGTATTGAGCCAGCCCGCACGCTTATCCTGACTGCAATGGCAAACGGCAAAAATGTCGTTACCGCCAATAAAGATCTTTTAGCTCAAAATGGAGAAGAACTGCTTGAAGCTGCGAAAAAGAACGGCCGAGATTTGTATTTTGAAGCCAGTGTCGCTGGCGGTATCCCGATTATCGCTGCCTTAAGGCAATCCCTGACTGCCAACCGGATCTCCTCACTGCTTGGGATTATTAACGGTACGACCAATTATATTTTATCTGCTATGACCGAACAGGGACGCAATTTTGCTGATGTCCTGAAAGAAGCCCAGGAGCTCGGCTATGCTGAAGCAGATCCGGTCTCTGACGTGGAAGGGCTGGATGCCGCCCGCAAACTTGCGATTCTTTCTTCCTTGGCTTTTAATACACGCGTAACCTTTAACGATGTTTATGCCGAAGGAATTTCCAACATTTCTCCGGAAGACATTCACTATGCGGATGAACTCGGCTGCGTGATTAAGCTGCTGGCCATTGCTAAAAACCAGGAAGAAAGGATCGAAGTCAGGGTACATCCCGCCCTGATTTCCAAAAAACATCCGCTGGCCAATATCGGCGGTGTTTACAACGCGATTTATGTCACCGGTGATGCTGTCGGAGAAACCATGTTTTACGGGAAAGGCGCCGGAGCTTTGCCCACGGGCAGCTCCGTTGTAGCCGACATTATCCAGATTGTACGCAATATGTCCGCCGGATCCGAAGGACTCCTGAATTGCGGCTGTTACCGCAACTATCCGATCATCTCAACGGATGATTTTACAACCGCTTATTACATCCGGCTTAAAGTTAAAGACGAACCAAAAGTCTTTGCAACACTGGCGTTATTCTTTGCTGAAGCCGGCATCAGCTTTAATTCCATCATCCAGAAACCGCGGCCGGATAAAAGCGCCGAAATCGCACTGGTGACCCACCCCTGCCGGGAAGGACAGCTCCGTCAGGCCATCCAGTCCCTGAATTCCTACAGCAAACTGGATAAAATCTATAATGTTATTCGGCTGGAGACAAATGGAATTTGA
- the ilvE gene encoding branched-chain-amino-acid transaminase, protein MIIYCDGKFVDSQEAKISVFDHGFLYGDGVFEGIRAYNSRVFKLKEHIDRLYESANAILLNVEVSRREMMDIVVETVRKNNLTDAYIRLIISRGVGDMGLDPRKCPKSEIICIAGNISLYPQSMYENGMEIITAATRRNSSDALSPRIKSLNYLNNIMAKIEANRAGLMEALMLNQEGYVSEATGDNIFIIKDGVITTPPVYAGILKGVTRDSVIDLARQEGIPVQEELFHLIDVYSADECFLTGTAAELIPIIMLDSRKIGDGKPGPVFKKLLAKFHEYVKTEGEPI, encoded by the coding sequence ATGATTATCTATTGCGATGGTAAATTTGTTGACAGCCAGGAGGCGAAAATTTCTGTATTTGATCATGGCTTTCTTTATGGAGACGGTGTATTTGAAGGGATCCGGGCCTATAATAGCCGGGTATTCAAATTAAAGGAACATATCGACAGACTGTATGAGTCAGCCAATGCGATCCTGTTAAACGTTGAGGTAAGCCGTCGGGAAATGATGGATATCGTTGTGGAAACTGTAAGGAAAAACAATCTTACAGATGCTTATATCCGCCTGATTATTTCCAGAGGGGTCGGAGATATGGGTTTAGACCCAAGGAAATGCCCTAAATCGGAAATTATTTGTATTGCCGGCAATATTTCATTGTATCCGCAGAGCATGTACGAAAATGGGATGGAGATCATTACGGCTGCCACCCGCCGGAACAGTTCGGATGCGTTAAGCCCGAGAATCAAATCCCTGAACTATTTAAACAATATTATGGCTAAGATTGAAGCCAACAGGGCAGGTCTGATGGAAGCATTGATGTTGAATCAGGAAGGGTATGTCAGTGAAGCCACCGGCGACAACATTTTCATTATCAAAGACGGAGTTATAACCACACCTCCAGTTTATGCCGGGATTTTAAAAGGCGTCACCCGTGATTCGGTCATCGATTTAGCCCGCCAGGAAGGGATCCCCGTTCAAGAAGAACTGTTTCATCTGATTGATGTTTACAGTGCCGATGAGTGCTTCCTGACCGGTACGGCAGCTGAGCTGATTCCGATTATTATGCTGGATTCCAGAAAGATCGGCGACGGTAAACCAGGACCCGTATTTAAAAAGCTGCTGGCTAAATTCCACGAATATGTCAAGACAGAGGGAGAGCCTATCTAG